One window from the genome of Acaryochloris thomasi RCC1774 encodes:
- a CDS encoding gamma carbonic anhydrase family protein, protein MPLRQQPSPPTPWDRGLDQPQMDPSAYVHPSSSLIGDVRLGQQVLIAPGTSIRADEGMPFYIGANTNIQDGVVIHGLEQGRVRGDDHQPYSVWIGENTCITHMALIHGPAYIGNDCFIGFRSTVFNAKVGDHCVVMMHALIQDVEIPTGKYVGSGAVIIHQADADRLPDAKTVDHQFSHHVVEVNRALLAGYHCADDSACIATLHEGHRAARS, encoded by the coding sequence ATGCCCCTACGCCAGCAGCCTTCGCCCCCGACACCTTGGGATCGAGGGCTAGACCAACCCCAAATGGATCCGTCAGCTTACGTGCATCCCTCGTCAAGTTTGATCGGAGATGTTCGCTTGGGTCAACAGGTATTGATTGCACCCGGCACTTCCATTCGAGCAGACGAGGGCATGCCCTTTTATATCGGTGCGAACACCAATATCCAGGATGGTGTGGTTATTCATGGCTTAGAACAGGGGCGGGTCAGAGGCGATGATCATCAGCCCTATTCGGTCTGGATTGGCGAAAATACCTGCATTACCCACATGGCCTTGATTCACGGACCTGCCTATATTGGTAATGACTGCTTCATTGGCTTTCGATCAACAGTGTTTAATGCCAAGGTGGGTGATCATTGTGTTGTGATGATGCATGCGCTGATCCAAGACGTGGAGATCCCAACCGGGAAATATGTCGGATCAGGGGCTGTCATTATCCATCAAGCTGACGCTGATCGGCTACCCGATGCCAAGACCGTCGATCATCAGTTTTCTCATCACGTAGTGGAAGTCAATCGAGCCTTATTGGCGGGCTATCACTGTGCAGATGATTCTGCCTGTATTGCTACACTGCACGAAGGCCATAGGGCCGCTAGGTCTTGA
- a CDS encoding type II toxin-antitoxin system RelE/ParE family toxin, translating to MSNSSLPKQILVYADALGQEPFSQWLTSLRDTVGRKRILSRLRRLEQGNYGDCKALGGGVYELRLFFGPGYRVYFGENGPTLVILLCGGDKSTQNLDVKTAQAYWKEYLTNATTENP from the coding sequence TTGTCCAACTCCTCACTACCGAAACAGATCCTTGTCTATGCAGACGCATTAGGTCAAGAGCCTTTCAGCCAATGGCTTACAAGTCTTCGGGATACGGTGGGTCGCAAGCGGATCTTGAGTCGTCTACGTCGTCTCGAACAAGGTAACTATGGTGATTGCAAAGCTTTAGGGGGTGGAGTCTATGAACTCAGACTATTCTTCGGGCCTGGATATCGAGTTTACTTTGGCGAAAATGGCCCAACGCTCGTCATTTTGCTTTGTGGCGGCGACAAAAGTACTCAGAATCTTGATGTTAAAACGGCTCAAGCTTACTGGAAGGAGTATTTAACCAATGCGACAACTGAGAACCCTTGA
- a CDS encoding CobW family GTP-binding protein — protein sequence MLPLPGQFEKRLPVTMITGFLGSGKTTLLNHLLGHLGGRRVAVFVNEFGAIDIDSQILVAVDEDIVSLKNGCVCCQVKEDFLRALRRVLAYDHMQKAAGKQGLEAILLETSGVADPYPIMLTFRVSELWSLTRLDAVLTVVDAETFTAEHFQSQTALRQIQYGDIILLNKADLVGDKQLSHLEAEIKRLKPQARVLPMTYGQVPLSSVLDVALFSGDREASAAPATLHIQDDGFVAVPFESDRPFVLKKFQQFLDYQLPADVFRAKGVLWFTESPHRHLFQLSGKRSQFQDESWFQPPKNQLVCIGRNLDSEQLQQQLQQCLALTH from the coding sequence ATGCTCCCCCTCCCTGGACAGTTTGAAAAACGCCTGCCCGTCACGATGATCACGGGATTTTTGGGCAGCGGTAAAACCACCCTGCTCAATCATCTGTTGGGGCATCTTGGCGGTCGGCGCGTGGCTGTGTTTGTCAACGAATTTGGGGCCATTGATATTGATAGCCAAATTCTAGTGGCCGTTGATGAAGACATTGTTTCCCTCAAGAACGGCTGCGTATGCTGTCAGGTCAAGGAGGACTTTCTAAGGGCGCTGAGGCGGGTGTTAGCCTACGACCACATGCAAAAAGCTGCAGGCAAGCAGGGCTTAGAGGCGATTCTCCTAGAAACATCGGGTGTGGCAGACCCCTATCCCATCATGCTCACCTTTAGGGTCAGTGAGCTGTGGAGCCTGACTCGCCTCGATGCGGTGCTAACGGTGGTAGATGCAGAAACGTTTACCGCTGAGCACTTCCAGAGTCAGACTGCCCTCCGTCAGATCCAGTACGGAGATATTATTTTACTCAACAAGGCCGATCTCGTAGGGGACAAACAGCTCAGTCATTTAGAGGCTGAAATTAAGCGCCTTAAGCCCCAAGCAAGGGTCCTACCCATGACCTATGGTCAAGTCCCGTTATCGAGTGTTCTCGATGTGGCACTCTTCTCAGGTGACAGAGAAGCAAGTGCTGCGCCAGCCACCCTGCATATACAAGACGATGGCTTTGTTGCCGTGCCCTTTGAAAGCGATCGCCCCTTCGTGCTCAAAAAATTTCAGCAGTTTTTGGACTACCAGTTACCTGCAGATGTCTTTCGGGCCAAGGGCGTTCTTTGGTTTACAGAAAGCCCCCACAGGCATCTGTTTCAACTGAGCGGTAAGCGGAGCCAGTTTCAGGATGAATCTTGGTTTCAGCCGCCCAAAAATCAACTGGTGTGTATCGGTCGCAACTTAGATTCAGAACAATTACAGCAACAGCTCCAGCAGTGTTTAGCCTTGACCCATTGA
- a CDS encoding DUF1636 family protein: MAVPIMAQHALFVCRSCVFSRTQRDYVGQRGGYHLLSNLLRLQEQWPLPLEFKIEAVNYLSACDRSCTIALAAAGKTTLMFGDMLPLHSAAAVLQLAHQYHSSSDGIVPRQSRPESMQKGILARIPCPSL, encoded by the coding sequence ATGGCAGTGCCCATTATGGCTCAACACGCTCTATTCGTCTGTCGGTCCTGTGTCTTCTCGCGTACCCAACGAGACTACGTAGGACAACGCGGTGGCTATCACCTGCTCAGCAATTTACTGCGGCTTCAGGAGCAGTGGCCCCTCCCCCTTGAGTTCAAGATCGAAGCGGTGAACTATCTAAGTGCTTGCGATCGCTCCTGCACCATTGCCCTAGCAGCAGCAGGGAAAACCACCTTAATGTTTGGTGACATGCTGCCTCTGCACAGTGCGGCAGCCGTTTTGCAACTGGCCCACCAATATCACTCCAGCTCAGATGGTATCGTTCCCCGTCAAAGTCGTCCAGAGTCAATGCAGAAGGGGATTTTAGCAAGGATTCCCTGTCCTAGCCTGTAA
- the folE gene encoding GTP cyclohydrolase I FolE: MTLSSMPSFVPDTIATEAKPIVSEAQMQDAVRTLLLGMGEDPDREGLRDTPKRVVKSLKFLSSGYQMSLDELLNGAVFSENLDEMVLVRDIDLFSSCEHHILPILGKAHVAYIPNGKVIGLSKIARICEMYARRLQVQERLTAQIADALQGLLKPQGVAVVVEATHMCMVMRGVQKPGSWTSTSAMRGAFAGDARTRQEFFNLVAHSAAIR; the protein is encoded by the coding sequence ATGACCCTGTCTTCGATGCCCTCGTTTGTGCCTGATACTATTGCCACTGAGGCTAAACCCATCGTTTCGGAAGCACAAATGCAGGACGCCGTCCGCACATTGTTGCTGGGCATGGGGGAAGATCCTGATCGAGAGGGGCTGCGAGATACCCCCAAGCGAGTCGTCAAATCTTTAAAATTTCTGTCCTCCGGGTATCAAATGTCCCTGGATGAGTTGCTCAATGGGGCCGTCTTTTCCGAGAACTTAGACGAGATGGTCTTAGTGCGTGATATTGACCTGTTTAGTTCCTGCGAACATCACATTCTGCCGATTTTGGGTAAAGCCCATGTTGCCTATATTCCCAACGGCAAAGTTATTGGCCTCTCTAAAATTGCCCGCATTTGTGAGATGTACGCTCGGCGGCTACAGGTGCAAGAACGGTTGACCGCCCAGATTGCCGATGCCTTGCAGGGACTGCTCAAGCCCCAAGGTGTGGCCGTCGTTGTCGAAGCCACCCATATGTGCATGGTGATGCGGGGGGTACAAAAACCTGGCTCTTGGACCTCGACGAGCGCCATGCGGGGCGCGTTTGCCGGTGATGCCCGTACCCGCCAAGAGTTTTTCAATCTGGTTGCTCATTCCGCTGCAATTCGTTAA
- a CDS encoding addiction module antidote protein encodes MRQLRTLDQLEAEYFQQHPEEIDEYLSILFEDYAQDGDIGALLASLRTIARAKGITATAAAAGMSRKGLQKALSIEGSPKFESVNAILNALGYRLTPEKISVAKC; translated from the coding sequence ATGCGACAACTGAGAACCCTTGATCAGCTAGAAGCTGAATATTTCCAGCAACATCCTGAAGAAATAGATGAATATCTCTCTATTCTCTTTGAAGACTATGCTCAAGATGGTGATATCGGAGCTTTGCTTGCGTCTCTACGAACCATCGCCCGAGCAAAGGGGATCACCGCAACTGCTGCGGCTGCGGGGATGTCACGGAAAGGATTGCAAAAAGCGCTATCAATCGAGGGAAGTCCAAAATTTGAAAGTGTGAATGCTATTCTCAATGCCCTGGGATATCGATTGACTCCTGAAAAGATTTCTGTTGCGAAGTGCTAG
- a CDS encoding DUF3644 domain-containing protein gives MGRYTKVDLAYEFLVAKEKQDESFTVQQLSEATGWAVVTCKNYLSKRWHQYLERDGDQYSSEAILFLSKEDFQALHSQKLQQTTDLSTRGMLIHKAREFALLAVSVYNNPFTKFKTYGFIVNIVVAYVALFHAIFEKRGICCSHLDAGGHPVLIDGDEKVWELSECVREYWKGVTSPVAANLRFLTGLRNKIEHRSLPAIDLAVAGECQAALANFEDLLVQEFGDEHALIADLAIAMQLSRISEQAQIDTLKQLQKENYRVVKEYMETYRNDLDDEVVQSQKYRIRAFLVPKLGNHATSSDIAIEFINVNELSEDELANYEQGVAFIKGIENPYKLRPTKVIELVREKRASFNMTMHTKSWKYYKARPRELQKGFRGKYCSFIEGFDGYLYSKHWVNFLVSELASEETMTSIKAQAI, from the coding sequence ATGGGCCGATATACCAAAGTCGACCTAGCATACGAATTCTTGGTGGCCAAGGAGAAGCAAGACGAATCCTTTACTGTTCAACAACTATCCGAAGCAACCGGGTGGGCTGTCGTAACATGCAAAAATTATTTATCAAAGCGTTGGCATCAGTATTTAGAAAGGGATGGAGATCAGTATTCAAGCGAAGCTATATTATTTCTAAGCAAAGAAGATTTTCAGGCTCTTCATTCTCAAAAGCTTCAACAAACTACCGACCTTTCCACGAGGGGAATGCTGATTCATAAAGCAAGGGAATTCGCCTTGCTTGCTGTCTCCGTATACAACAATCCATTCACTAAATTCAAAACGTATGGGTTCATTGTAAATATTGTCGTCGCCTATGTTGCATTGTTTCATGCGATATTCGAGAAACGGGGAATCTGTTGCTCGCATCTTGATGCAGGCGGACATCCAGTACTTATTGACGGAGACGAGAAAGTCTGGGAGTTATCAGAGTGTGTACGTGAATATTGGAAAGGAGTAACAAGCCCAGTCGCAGCTAACCTACGCTTCCTAACTGGGCTTAGGAACAAAATTGAACACCGGAGTCTACCAGCTATTGACCTTGCGGTCGCTGGGGAGTGTCAGGCTGCACTGGCGAACTTCGAAGATCTCCTCGTACAAGAGTTTGGTGATGAACACGCTCTGATAGCAGATCTGGCGATTGCCATGCAGCTTAGTAGAATTTCTGAGCAGGCACAGATTGACACACTAAAGCAGCTACAGAAGGAGAACTACAGAGTAGTTAAGGAGTACATGGAAACGTACCGGAACGATCTCGACGATGAGGTTGTCCAGAGTCAGAAATACCGTATTCGAGCATTCCTCGTTCCAAAACTTGGAAATCATGCAACAAGCAGCGATATTGCTATCGAATTTATCAACGTCAACGAATTGTCTGAAGACGAACTTGCTAACTATGAACAAGGGGTGGCCTTCATAAAGGGAATTGAAAATCCCTACAAGCTTAGACCGACCAAAGTTATTGAACTTGTAAGGGAAAAAAGAGCGAGCTTCAATATGACCATGCACACGAAGTCTTGGAAGTACTATAAAGCTCGACCTCGTGAGCTGCAAAAGGGCTTTCGAGGGAAATACTGTAGCTTTATCGAGGGATTCGATGGCTATCTCTATTCCAAGCACTGGGTGAACTTTCTTGTCAGTGAACTCGCGTCAGAAGAAACGATGACTTCAATCAAAGCACAGGCTATTTAG
- a CDS encoding NAD(P)/FAD-dependent oxidoreductase — protein sequence MTQSTSFYDVVIVGAGPAGVGCAVALRELGLDNFILVDRLQVGASFSRWPVEMNLITPSFPSHGFGLLDLNAITLKTSPALAFRREHINGQQYALYLQTVVDHFQLPVQTETDVLAIEPLSQCRGFILKTSGGDFTTQFVIWAAGEFQYPKLNPFLGADHCIHNSQIRSWSNLPGDEFTIIGGYESGMDAATHLVALGKKVRVLDRTGVWGSQETDPSVSLSPYTLQRLRLAHQTGRLELLSNVSIGEVKKMPGGYAVYSEYQKWLTVHPPILCTGFETSLKQIAPLFHWSENHAVLNEQDESTRTPGLFVVGPSVRHPGLIFCFIYKFRQRFAVVAHAIALRLGIDPAPLETYRQSGLFLDDLSCCDNDCIC from the coding sequence ATGACTCAATCAACTTCTTTCTATGATGTCGTGATCGTCGGTGCTGGACCTGCTGGGGTGGGTTGCGCTGTTGCGTTGCGGGAGCTGGGCCTGGACAACTTTATCCTGGTGGATCGGCTGCAGGTGGGAGCCTCCTTTAGCCGCTGGCCAGTGGAGATGAACTTGATTACCCCCTCGTTTCCGAGTCATGGTTTTGGCCTACTCGACCTCAATGCCATCACCCTGAAAACATCTCCAGCGCTCGCCTTTCGACGAGAGCATATCAATGGCCAGCAGTATGCGCTCTACCTACAAACAGTGGTGGATCACTTCCAGTTGCCTGTGCAGACAGAAACAGATGTTTTAGCAATTGAACCCCTCTCTCAGTGTCGCGGGTTCATTCTAAAAACTTCTGGCGGGGACTTCACAACCCAGTTTGTGATCTGGGCCGCTGGAGAATTCCAATACCCAAAGTTAAATCCATTTTTGGGCGCAGACCACTGCATTCACAATTCCCAGATTCGCTCTTGGTCCAATTTGCCAGGGGATGAATTTACGATCATCGGCGGCTATGAAAGTGGTATGGATGCCGCGACCCATTTAGTCGCCTTAGGGAAAAAAGTCAGGGTTTTAGATCGGACTGGGGTGTGGGGTAGCCAGGAGACGGATCCGAGTGTTTCATTGTCACCCTATACGCTGCAGCGCCTGAGGTTGGCCCATCAAACGGGCCGTCTCGAACTGCTCAGCAATGTCTCCATTGGCGAAGTCAAAAAAATGCCAGGGGGCTATGCCGTCTACAGCGAATACCAGAAATGGCTGACGGTGCATCCCCCCATTCTCTGTACGGGTTTTGAGACCAGCTTGAAGCAAATTGCCCCGCTGTTCCACTGGTCGGAGAATCATGCCGTCTTGAACGAGCAAGATGAGTCTACCCGCACCCCTGGTCTGTTTGTGGTTGGCCCTTCAGTGCGTCATCCTGGTCTGATTTTTTGCTTTATCTATAAGTTCCGGCAGCGGTTTGCGGTGGTGGCCCATGCGATCGCCCTCCGTTTAGGCATTGATCCTGCGCCATTAGAAACCTACCGCCAGTCAGGACTGTTTCTAGATGACCTATCGTGCTGTGACAACGACTGTATCTGCTAA
- a CDS encoding type II toxin-antitoxin system RelE/ParE family toxin produces the protein MKYEFHPAALQEYAEAVEFFAQKDRHQDFIDIIESSIFRVISAPERWPVVQGEIRRYLTPKFSYAILYRVFSDRVVIAAVMSCRRDPNYWQDRLES, from the coding sequence ATGAAATATGAATTCCACCCAGCAGCCCTGCAAGAATATGCAGAGGCTGTAGAGTTTTTTGCCCAAAAAGACCGGCATCAGGATTTCATCGACATCATAGAAAGTTCAATATTTCGGGTTATTTCAGCACCAGAACGCTGGCCGGTTGTTCAAGGTGAGATTCGTCGTTATTTGACCCCCAAGTTTTCCTATGCCATCTTGTATCGAGTCTTTTCAGATAGAGTCGTAATTGCCGCAGTCATGAGTTGTCGTAGAGATCCCAATTATTGGCAAGATCGTTTGGAATCGTAA
- the thrS gene encoding threonine--tRNA ligase, with amino-acid sequence MSTVSRTLSAPNSTEQLQRLRHTCAHVMAMAVQHLFPETKVTIGPTTETGFYYDFDRAQAFTPEDLDAIATQMRRIIKANLPIIREQVDRDQMTAELEQLQEPYKLEILAQIPAEEAITRYFIGSPDTGRTQHPEAEASLIAPLSVAPDEFWWDLCSGPHLNSTGELHSKAFMLESVAGAYWRGDETQAQLQRIYGTAWETPKQLKAYLHQKEEAQRRDHRLLGKTLKLFSIEEAAGGGLVFWHPRGARIRHIIEDYWRQAHLAAGYELLYTPHIANLDLWKTSGHFEFYRDSMFDQMAVETQDYQIKPMNCPFHVLTYQHELHSYREFPLRWAELGTVYRYERSGTLHGLMRVRGFTQDDAHVFCLPDQVADEILAVLNLTEKVLSDFGFSDYEINLSTRPDKSVGSDDIWDLATQALSTALERKGWDYLTDEGGGAFYGPKIDLKIRDAIGRLWQCSTIQVDFNLPERFEMEYVAADGSRQRPIMIHRAIFGSLERFFGILIENYAGDFPLWLAPTQIRLLTVSDAQQEYAFEVLNQLTQKGWRAEVDRSGERLGKQIRLAALEKIPVVAVVGKREVENQTLSIRTRQAGEQGPLTLCDLYEKMQSAIDAKQKI; translated from the coding sequence ATGTCTACCGTTTCTCGTACGCTGTCAGCGCCTAATTCCACCGAACAGCTACAGCGACTTCGCCACACCTGCGCTCATGTGATGGCTATGGCGGTGCAGCATCTGTTTCCTGAGACAAAGGTGACGATTGGTCCAACGACTGAGACAGGTTTCTACTATGACTTTGACCGTGCCCAGGCTTTTACGCCAGAGGATCTGGATGCGATCGCAACTCAGATGCGGCGCATCATCAAGGCCAATTTGCCCATCATCCGCGAACAAGTGGATCGCGATCAGATGACGGCTGAACTAGAACAGTTGCAAGAACCCTACAAATTAGAAATATTGGCCCAGATTCCTGCAGAGGAAGCGATTACCCGCTATTTCATTGGCAGTCCTGACACAGGCCGGACACAGCATCCAGAGGCGGAAGCCTCGCTGATTGCTCCGTTGTCAGTGGCCCCTGATGAATTTTGGTGGGATCTGTGCTCGGGTCCCCATCTCAACAGTACAGGCGAGCTGCATTCAAAGGCATTCATGCTCGAAAGTGTCGCTGGAGCTTATTGGCGTGGCGATGAAACCCAAGCTCAACTGCAGCGGATCTATGGAACCGCCTGGGAAACTCCAAAGCAGTTAAAAGCCTACCTACACCAAAAAGAAGAGGCTCAGCGCCGAGATCACCGTCTTTTGGGAAAGACACTGAAGCTGTTCAGTATTGAAGAGGCTGCTGGAGGGGGGCTGGTCTTTTGGCATCCTCGCGGGGCCAGGATTCGCCACATCATCGAAGACTACTGGCGGCAGGCACATTTAGCAGCAGGGTATGAGCTACTCTATACGCCCCACATCGCCAATCTTGATCTCTGGAAAACGTCCGGCCATTTTGAGTTCTACCGCGACAGCATGTTTGATCAAATGGCGGTGGAAACTCAGGATTATCAGATCAAGCCGATGAACTGCCCCTTTCATGTGCTCACCTACCAGCATGAACTCCACTCCTATCGAGAGTTTCCCCTACGGTGGGCCGAGCTGGGAACGGTCTATCGTTACGAACGCTCCGGGACACTGCATGGACTGATGCGGGTCAGGGGCTTTACTCAAGATGACGCCCACGTCTTTTGTCTGCCTGATCAGGTGGCGGATGAGATTTTGGCCGTCCTGAATCTCACCGAAAAGGTGCTGTCTGACTTTGGCTTTAGCGATTATGAAATCAACCTCTCAACCCGGCCTGACAAATCCGTCGGCAGCGATGACATTTGGGACTTAGCCACCCAGGCATTGAGCACAGCCCTGGAGCGTAAGGGTTGGGATTACCTCACGGATGAGGGCGGCGGCGCGTTCTATGGTCCCAAAATCGATCTGAAGATTCGAGATGCGATCGGGCGGCTGTGGCAATGTTCCACCATTCAAGTCGATTTCAACTTGCCAGAGCGCTTCGAGATGGAATACGTGGCCGCAGACGGATCACGGCAGCGCCCGATCATGATCCATCGAGCCATTTTTGGATCGCTAGAGCGGTTCTTTGGCATCTTGATCGAGAACTATGCCGGGGATTTCCCGCTGTGGTTAGCGCCGACGCAGATTCGATTGCTAACCGTCAGTGATGCCCAGCAAGAGTATGCCTTTGAAGTCTTAAACCAGCTTACGCAGAAAGGCTGGCGAGCTGAGGTCGATAGGAGCGGCGAGCGTCTAGGGAAACAAATTCGTTTGGCTGCCCTAGAAAAAATTCCTGTTGTGGCGGTCGTGGGCAAGCGAGAAGTGGAAAACCAGACCCTCAGTATTCGCACCCGACAGGCAGGAGAGCAGGGACCGTTAACGCTCTGTGACCTGTACGAAAAAATGCAGTCAGCCATTGACGCTAAACAAAAGATTTAG
- the hisI gene encoding phosphoribosyl-AMP cyclohydrolase — MTTLFADRTCVEAVEEGTSLAPKFNQAGLIPVVTTDAQTGELLMHAYMNQAALVKTIETGEAHYYSRSRQTLWHKGATSGLIQYVQQLLIDDDQDCLWMRVTVADSGASCHVGYRSCFYRQIPLGTEAVRENYPITLTFTETAKTFDPQLIYGDTPNPTQL; from the coding sequence ATGACGACTCTATTTGCGGATCGCACCTGTGTAGAAGCTGTCGAAGAAGGCACGTCCCTCGCGCCCAAATTTAATCAAGCGGGCTTAATTCCTGTTGTGACAACCGATGCCCAGACAGGCGAACTATTGATGCATGCCTATATGAATCAGGCCGCCTTGGTCAAAACTATCGAAACCGGAGAAGCCCATTACTACAGCCGCAGTCGTCAGACCCTCTGGCACAAAGGCGCGACCAGTGGCTTGATCCAATACGTCCAGCAATTGCTGATTGATGATGATCAAGACTGCCTTTGGATGCGGGTGACTGTTGCAGACTCTGGAGCCAGTTGCCATGTGGGGTATCGATCTTGTTTTTATCGTCAAATTCCTTTGGGAACGGAAGCGGTGAGGGAAAACTATCCCATTACATTGACCTTTACAGAAACCGCAAAAACCTTTGACCCTCAACTGATCTATGGGGATACCCCCAATCCGACACAGCTTTGA
- a CDS encoding addiction module protein, with translation MLTLNQLISEATALPDTDKAVLIDKVVESMEERVDRDVLSQGIQTAQDRIAEIESGAVQAIPGDIALAQVRQRLG, from the coding sequence ATGCTAACTTTGAATCAGCTTATTTCAGAGGCGACTGCCTTACCCGATACAGACAAAGCAGTCCTCATAGACAAAGTTGTGGAAAGCATGGAAGAGCGAGTTGACCGGGACGTTTTGAGCCAGGGAATCCAGACAGCTCAAGACCGCATCGCTGAGATTGAGAGCGGTGCAGTCCAAGCTATTCCCGGAGATATTGCTTTAGCACAGGTTCGGCAACGCTTAGGGTAA
- a CDS encoding nucleoside recognition domain-containing protein: protein MPLLTPPVQRSIVVIGKENTGKSQLIAALTGCSPYSSNFRGSTIACETYVRDGMTFVDTPGILYRSDRATTQAALAQLQIHDVVLLVVKATHVDEDLADLWPLVAGKLGIVVITFWDKIASSGFTHSVVRDWKQASHLEFMPVNARNLTRTQRHEIVASLSAPSAFPYQWQPHPAGWRIEPQPTILEHPRVGWLVAILLLFLPAMLAVGFANRFAAIADPLVQWLIKPLIDALTGLLPLPEAMLIGRYGLLTMGPLLFVWAVPTVILYALFLGTYKASGLVERITVALHPLLRPFGLSGRDLVRVMMGFGCNVPAVISTRACSSCARKTCISAIAFGSACSYQLGATLGVFSAANMPYLAIPYLVYLTSTTLVYTRLIAPKSARSLQNSLMIEHRTFLERPRLVAIWREAQGTLYQFFTTAIPIFVAITLIASVLDEWNLLTALATILHPLMGIFHLPSDAALPIILASIRKDGLLLFAEVDTLSVLTPLQILTGVYLAGVLLPCLVTALTIAREQSLRFALILMGRQAVAAMVFSLVLAWAGYWIERT, encoded by the coding sequence ATGCCCCTGCTTACCCCTCCAGTCCAGCGCTCTATCGTCGTTATTGGTAAAGAGAATACGGGCAAATCTCAACTGATTGCCGCCCTGACCGGATGTTCGCCCTATAGCAGCAACTTTCGCGGTTCTACTATTGCCTGTGAAACCTATGTCAGAGATGGGATGACCTTTGTGGATACGCCCGGTATTTTGTACCGCTCTGATCGAGCCACAACGCAAGCGGCCCTGGCGCAATTACAAATCCATGACGTTGTGCTGCTGGTGGTTAAAGCAACGCATGTTGATGAAGATCTGGCGGATTTATGGCCTTTGGTTGCAGGGAAGCTCGGCATTGTTGTGATCACGTTTTGGGATAAAATTGCGAGTTCTGGGTTCACCCATTCGGTTGTTCGTGACTGGAAGCAGGCTTCTCATTTAGAGTTTATGCCGGTGAACGCGAGAAATTTGACCCGCACGCAGCGTCATGAAATAGTCGCAAGTCTCTCTGCACCGTCGGCCTTTCCTTACCAATGGCAACCGCACCCTGCCGGATGGCGGATTGAACCCCAGCCCACCATTTTGGAGCATCCGCGCGTCGGTTGGCTCGTTGCGATTTTGCTCCTTTTTTTGCCTGCCATGCTGGCGGTTGGGTTTGCCAATCGCTTTGCTGCGATCGCCGATCCCCTAGTGCAATGGCTGATCAAGCCCCTCATCGACGCTCTGACGGGCTTACTCCCTCTACCTGAAGCCATGCTGATCGGACGCTACGGCTTGCTGACGATGGGGCCGCTCCTGTTTGTCTGGGCTGTGCCAACGGTCATTCTGTATGCCCTATTTCTGGGCACTTACAAAGCCAGTGGCTTGGTCGAACGGATCACAGTCGCTCTGCATCCGCTGTTGCGCCCCTTTGGCCTATCTGGCCGGGATCTGGTGCGAGTCATGATGGGGTTTGGCTGTAACGTCCCAGCGGTGATCAGTACCCGTGCCTGTTCTAGCTGCGCTCGCAAAACTTGCATCTCGGCGATCGCCTTTGGCTCAGCCTGTTCCTATCAATTGGGGGCCACGCTGGGGGTGTTTAGTGCAGCCAACATGCCCTACTTGGCGATTCCTTACCTGGTTTATCTGACTTCAACAACCTTAGTCTACACACGCTTGATTGCGCCCAAGTCGGCTCGCTCTCTTCAGAACAGCCTGATGATTGAACACCGTACCTTTTTAGAACGGCCACGCCTAGTCGCGATCTGGCGAGAAGCCCAAGGAACCCTCTACCAGTTTTTTACGACTGCGATTCCCATTTTTGTCGCCATTACCTTAATCGCATCCGTTTTAGACGAGTGGAATCTCCTGACTGCTTTGGCAACCATTCTTCATCCCCTGATGGGCATCTTTCATCTCCCGTCGGATGCTGCTTTACCCATAATCCTGGCCTCTATTCGTAAAGATGGCCTGCTACTCTTTGCTGAGGTTGATACCCTCTCGGTCCTCACACCGCTACAAATTCTTACAGGGGTCTATCTGGC